The following proteins come from a genomic window of Enterobacter chengduensis:
- the ykgO gene encoding type B 50S ribosomal protein L36, whose product MQVLNSLRSAKQRHPDCQIVKRKGRLYVICKSNPRFKAVQGRKKRR is encoded by the coding sequence ATGCAGGTACTTAACTCATTGCGCAGTGCAAAACAGCGTCACCCGGATTGCCAGATAGTCAAACGCAAGGGACGCCTGTACGTGATTTGCAAATCCAATCCGCGCTTTAAGGCGGTTCAGGGACGTAAAAAAAGGCGCTAG
- a CDS encoding PLP-dependent aminotransferase family protein, with product MNIPGDELYALLHAALKKRGQETLQRALYHALREAILCGRLQSGSQLPGSRTLAQQISVSRNTVNAALDQLTLEGYLLRNRQGTRVGQFAHRTVSRTLPDPDVRLTKRVALLPAAVPRDTPVMAFTPGTPAINYFPLPLWRRLYDRVLREEGSALLGYGDPAGEPSLRAAIARHLALSRGIDCDASQIVITEGALEGVNLCTLLLSEPGDVAWVENPGYSGAKSAFVKTGLSMTGIPIDDEGMRWEGLNAPSPTLIFTSPSHQFPYGSVLSARRRLALLELARQHNAWIVEDDYDSEFRYAGEPVPAMLGMVNNAPVVYLGTFSKTLFPSLRMGFMVLPPALAKAARPAIGSLLRGGHRAEQRTLALFIEEGHYARHLAAMRRLYRKRYRQLREALAAELHSPHRILAGEGGMHLTLAIDGIDDRRLVEQARAFQLAPAALSGYYLETKQGQTGLVLGYGNTSASQFAPGIRRLQALITQQRGGKG from the coding sequence ATGAACATACCGGGTGATGAGCTTTACGCTTTGCTCCATGCTGCGCTAAAAAAGCGTGGGCAAGAGACGCTCCAGCGCGCGCTCTATCATGCTTTGCGGGAGGCGATACTCTGCGGCAGGCTTCAGTCCGGGAGCCAGCTGCCCGGTTCGCGAACGCTGGCGCAGCAGATCTCGGTTTCCCGAAACACCGTCAATGCGGCGCTGGATCAGCTCACGCTCGAAGGCTATTTGCTGCGTAACCGTCAGGGGACACGGGTGGGGCAATTCGCTCATCGTACGGTTTCCCGGACGTTGCCGGATCCTGACGTCAGGCTGACAAAACGTGTCGCCCTGCTGCCCGCGGCCGTGCCGCGCGACACGCCGGTGATGGCGTTCACGCCGGGAACACCTGCCATAAACTATTTCCCCCTGCCGCTGTGGCGACGATTGTACGATCGTGTCCTGCGCGAGGAGGGGAGTGCCCTGTTAGGGTATGGCGACCCGGCTGGAGAACCGTCGCTGCGGGCCGCTATTGCCCGGCATCTTGCACTGTCACGCGGTATCGACTGCGACGCCAGCCAGATTGTCATCACGGAAGGGGCGCTTGAGGGCGTTAATCTCTGCACCCTGCTGCTGAGCGAGCCGGGGGACGTTGCCTGGGTAGAAAACCCCGGCTATAGCGGGGCGAAGAGTGCGTTTGTTAAAACCGGCCTGAGCATGACGGGGATCCCGATTGATGACGAGGGGATGCGCTGGGAGGGGCTGAATGCACCGTCTCCCACGTTAATTTTTACCTCACCTTCACACCAGTTTCCCTACGGAAGCGTGCTCAGTGCCCGACGGCGGCTGGCGCTGCTGGAGCTGGCCCGGCAGCACAACGCGTGGATCGTTGAAGACGATTACGACAGCGAATTCCGCTATGCCGGTGAGCCCGTACCGGCAATGCTGGGAATGGTCAACAATGCGCCCGTTGTGTATCTGGGGACGTTTAGCAAAACGCTATTCCCGTCGCTTAGAATGGGGTTCATGGTATTGCCGCCAGCGCTGGCGAAAGCGGCTCGCCCGGCCATCGGCTCGCTGCTGCGCGGCGGCCATCGTGCTGAACAGCGTACGCTGGCGCTGTTCATCGAGGAGGGTCACTATGCCCGCCATCTTGCCGCCATGCGTCGGCTTTACCGTAAACGCTACCGCCAGCTCCGGGAAGCGCTGGCCGCAGAGCTTCATTCCCCGCACCGTATTCTGGCCGGGGAAGGCGGGATGCACCTGACGCTGGCCATAGACGGTATTGACGATCGGAGGCTGGTGGAGCAGGCAAGGGCGTTTCAGCTGGCGCCTGCGGCACTGAGCGGGTATTACCTGGAGACGAAGCAGGGGCAAACCGGTCTGGTTTTAGGTTACGGCAATACCTCTGCTTCTCAGTTTGCGCCGGGGATCCGACGCCTGCAGGCGTTAATTACGCAGCAGCGGGGCGGGAAAGGGTAA
- a CDS encoding YlaC family protein has translation MTEIQRLLTATIDDLNLREKRDNRPRFSISFIRKHPGLFVAMYAAWLATLIVMLKSETLVDSVWLLVVLFVVFNAFFFFDVNPRYRYEDIDVLDFRVCYNGEWYNTRYVPAELIDSIMHSPAVETVQKEKLQKMVSTKGQLSFYDVFTLSRPAAA, from the coding sequence ATGACCGAGATACAGCGCCTGCTTACCGCCACCATCGACGATCTTAACCTCCGCGAAAAGCGCGACAATCGCCCGCGCTTCAGCATTAGCTTTATCCGCAAACATCCTGGACTGTTTGTCGCCATGTATGCCGCCTGGCTGGCGACGCTGATTGTGATGCTCAAGTCTGAAACGCTGGTGGACTCCGTCTGGCTGCTGGTTGTCCTGTTTGTCGTCTTTAACGCCTTTTTCTTTTTTGACGTGAATCCGCGCTACCGTTACGAAGATATCGATGTCCTCGATTTCCGGGTCTGCTATAACGGCGAATGGTATAACACGCGCTACGTGCCGGCGGAGCTGATCGACAGCATCATGCACTCTCCGGCCGTTGAAACCGTGCAAAAAGAGAAGCTGCAGAAAATGGTCTCTACCAAAGGTCAGCTCTCCTTCTATGACGTCTTTACCCTTTCCCGCCCCGCTGCTGCGTAA
- a CDS encoding GNAT family N-acetyltransferase, giving the protein MNTFNKFGQPVGIPLNDWQPRPHPSRVVLEGRYCRLEPLRAAHAHALFSAYSLAEDTRSWTWLLREPDATAEAFAEWVASVSELSDPMHFAVIDNQTRAPVGTLALMRIDPKNGVVEVGHVHFSPLLSRTPMSTEAQYLLMRYVFDTLGYRRYEWKCNSLNEPSRKAALRLGFQFEGRFRQALVIKGHNRDTDWFSILDKEWPALASAFESWLAIDNFTADGKQKRTLESWRETRV; this is encoded by the coding sequence ATGAATACATTCAATAAGTTTGGACAGCCTGTCGGTATCCCCTTAAACGACTGGCAACCGCGCCCGCATCCGTCCCGTGTGGTCCTTGAAGGCCGCTATTGTCGGCTTGAGCCACTGCGCGCGGCGCATGCCCACGCGCTGTTCTCCGCGTATTCCCTGGCCGAAGATACGCGCAGCTGGACGTGGCTGCTGCGTGAACCCGATGCCACCGCAGAGGCATTTGCCGAATGGGTGGCGAGCGTAAGTGAGTTATCTGACCCGATGCACTTTGCCGTGATTGATAATCAGACCCGGGCGCCGGTCGGAACGCTGGCTCTGATGCGGATCGATCCTAAAAACGGTGTCGTGGAAGTGGGGCACGTTCACTTCTCTCCTCTCTTAAGCCGCACGCCAATGTCGACGGAAGCGCAATACCTGCTGATGCGGTATGTGTTCGATACCCTGGGGTACCGGCGCTATGAGTGGAAGTGCAACAGCCTGAACGAACCTTCCCGTAAAGCAGCGCTGCGGCTGGGCTTTCAGTTTGAGGGGCGCTTTCGCCAGGCGCTGGTCATAAAAGGCCACAACCGGGATACCGACTGGTTTTCGATTCTCGATAAAGAGTGGCCGGCGCTGGCGAGCGCGTTTGAAAGCTGGCTTGCCATCGACAATTTTACTGCCGATGGCAAACAGAAACGAACCCTGGAAAGCTGGCGAGAAACGCGCGTCTAG
- the acrA gene encoding multidrug efflux RND transporter periplasmic adaptor subunit AcrA, with protein sequence MNKNRGLTPLAVVLMLSGSLALTGCDDKPAQQGAQQAPEVGVVTLKSEPLQITTELPGRTNAYRIAEVRPQVSGIILKRNFTEGGDVKAGESLYQIDPATYQASYESAKGDLAKAQAAAKIAQLTLNRYQKLLGTKYISQQDYDTALADAQQANAAVVAAKAAVETARINLAYTKVTSPISGRIGKSSVTEGALVQNGQTTALATVQQLDPIYVDVTQSSNDFLRLKQELANGTLKQENGKAKVELITNDGIKFPQEGTLEFSDVTVDQTTGSITLRAIFPNPDKNLLPGMFVRARLEEGTNPTALLVPQQGVTRTPRGDASALVVGADDKVETRNITATQAIGDKWLVTEGLKDGDRVIVTGLQKVRPGAQVKAQEVKSDDKQQASAAGQSEQTKS encoded by the coding sequence ATGAACAAAAACAGAGGGTTAACGCCTCTGGCGGTCGTTCTGATGCTCTCAGGCAGCTTAGCGCTAACAGGATGTGACGACAAACCGGCTCAACAAGGAGCTCAGCAGGCGCCAGAAGTAGGCGTCGTGACGCTCAAATCTGAACCTCTACAAATCACCACCGAATTACCAGGCCGGACAAATGCTTACCGTATTGCGGAAGTACGTCCTCAGGTTAGCGGCATTATCCTGAAGCGTAACTTCACCGAAGGCGGTGATGTGAAGGCCGGTGAGTCTCTGTATCAGATTGATCCAGCAACCTATCAGGCATCTTATGAAAGTGCGAAAGGCGACCTGGCGAAGGCGCAAGCCGCAGCCAAAATCGCCCAGCTGACGCTGAACCGCTACCAGAAACTGCTCGGTACTAAGTACATCAGCCAACAGGATTACGATACCGCCCTGGCAGATGCACAGCAGGCTAACGCGGCCGTAGTGGCAGCGAAAGCGGCCGTCGAAACCGCGCGCATTAACCTGGCCTATACCAAAGTGACCTCCCCTATCAGCGGTCGTATTGGTAAGTCTTCCGTCACGGAAGGCGCACTGGTGCAGAACGGTCAGACCACCGCGCTGGCGACCGTGCAGCAGCTCGATCCGATCTACGTTGACGTGACGCAGTCCAGCAATGATTTCCTGCGCCTGAAACAGGAGCTGGCTAACGGCACACTGAAACAGGAAAACGGCAAAGCCAAAGTGGAGCTGATTACCAACGACGGTATCAAGTTCCCGCAGGAAGGTACCCTGGAATTCTCTGACGTGACGGTTGACCAGACCACCGGTTCCATCACCCTACGTGCGATTTTCCCGAACCCTGACAAAAATCTGCTGCCAGGTATGTTTGTTCGCGCGCGTCTGGAAGAAGGTACCAACCCAACCGCACTTCTGGTTCCACAGCAGGGTGTGACCCGTACGCCACGCGGCGATGCGAGCGCGCTGGTTGTCGGGGCTGATGACAAAGTCGAAACGCGCAATATCACCGCCACCCAGGCGATTGGCGATAAATGGCTTGTGACGGAAGGTCTGAAAGATGGCGATCGCGTGATTGTTACTGGTTTGCAAAAAGTTCGTCCTGGCGCGCAGGTTAAAGCACAGGAAGTGAAGTCTGACGATAAACAACAGGCTTCGGCCGCTGGCCAGTCAGAACAAACCAAGTCTTAA
- the maa gene encoding maltose O-acetyltransferase, with product MSLEKQKMIAGEHYRPGDETLRADRLRARHLVYRFNHTAPDEQTERQNILAELLGKSEGAYIEPSFRCDYGYNIYLGKNFYANFDCVMLDVCPVHIGDNCMLAPGVHIYTATHPLDAEERNSGVEFGKPVSIGNNVWIGGRAVINPGVTIGDNVVVASGAVVTKDVPANVVVGGNPAKIIKTL from the coding sequence ATGAGCTTAGAAAAACAGAAAATGATTGCCGGTGAACATTACCGCCCCGGCGATGAGACGTTACGGGCAGACCGACTGCGGGCCCGCCATCTGGTTTACCGCTTTAACCACACCGCGCCTGATGAACAAACAGAACGCCAGAACATTCTGGCGGAACTGCTGGGCAAAAGCGAAGGCGCATATATAGAACCGAGCTTCCGCTGCGACTACGGATATAACATTTATCTCGGTAAAAACTTTTACGCTAACTTCGACTGCGTAATGCTGGACGTCTGCCCTGTTCATATTGGCGATAACTGTATGCTCGCGCCGGGTGTTCATATTTACACGGCAACCCATCCGCTGGACGCGGAGGAACGCAACAGCGGCGTGGAGTTTGGAAAACCGGTCAGCATTGGCAATAACGTCTGGATAGGTGGTCGGGCGGTCATTAACCCTGGCGTCACCATTGGTGATAATGTGGTGGTGGCCTCCGGCGCCGTGGTGACGAAAGACGTCCCGGCTAACGTCGTCGTGGGGGGCAACCCGGCAAAAATCATCAAAACGCTGTGA
- a CDS encoding HHA domain-containing protein — MSDKPLTKIDYLMRLRRCQSIDTLERVIEKNKYELSDNELAVFYSAADHRLAELTMNKLYDKIPTSVWKFVR; from the coding sequence ATGTCTGATAAACCACTCACAAAGATCGATTATTTGATGCGCTTACGACGTTGTCAGTCAATCGACACGCTCGAGCGCGTCATTGAAAAGAATAAATACGAGCTTTCTGATAATGAACTGGCGGTATTTTATTCAGCCGCTGACCATCGTCTTGCTGAACTGACCATGAATAAGCTGTATGACAAAATCCCTACGTCTGTATGGAAATTTGTCCGTTAA
- the acrB gene encoding multidrug efflux RND transporter permease subunit AcrB, with product MPNFFIDRPIFAWVIAIIIMLAGGLAILKLPVAQYPTIAPPAVTISATYPGADAKTVQDTVTQVIEQNMNGIDNLMYMSSNSDSTGTVQITLTFQSGTDADIAQVQVQNKLQLAMPLLPQEVQQQGVSVEKSSSSFLMVVGVINTNGTMTQEDISDYVGANMKDAISRTSGVGDVQLFGSQYAMRIWMDPNKLNNFQLTPVDVISAIKAQNAQVAAGQLGGTPPVKGQQLNASIIAQTRLTSADEFSKILLKVNQDGSQVRLRDVAKVELGGENYDIIAKFNGKPASGLGIKLATGANALDTATAIRAELKKMEPFFPSGLKIVYPYDTTPFVKISIHEVVKTLVEAIILVFLVMYLFLQNFRATLIPTIAVPVVLLGTFAILSIFGYSINTLTMFGMVLAIGLLVDDAIVVVENVERVMAEEGLPPKEATRKSMGQIQGALVGIAMVLSAVFIPMAFFGGSTGAIYRQFSITIVSAMALSVLVALILTPALCATMLKPIQKGGHGEHKGFFGWFNRMFDKSTHHYTDSVGNILRSTGRYLLLYIIIVVGMAFLFVRLPSSFLPDEDQGVFLTMAQLPAGASQERTQKVLDEVTDYYLTKEKDNVESVFAVNGFGFAGRGQNTGIAFVSLKDWSERPGEENKVEAITGRAMGTFSQIKDAMVFAFNLPAIVELGTATGFDFQLIDQGGLGHEKLTQARNQLFGEVAKHPDLLVGVRPNGLEDTPQYKIDIDQEKAQALGVSISDINTTLGAAWGGSYVNDFIDRGRVKKVYVMSEAQYRMLPNDINSWFVRGSNGQMVPFSAFSTSRWEYGSPRLERYNGLPSMEILGQAAPGRSTGEAMNLMEELASKLPAGIGYDWTGMSYQERLSGNQAPALYAISLIVVFLCLAALYESWSIPFSVMLVVPLGVIGALLAATFRGLTNDVYFQVGLLTTIGLSAKNAILIVEFAKDLMEKEGKGLIEATLEAVRMRLRPILMTSLAFILGVLPLVISSGAGSGAQNAVGTGVMGGMVTATVLAIFFVPVFFVVVRRRFSRKNEDVEHSHSVEPH from the coding sequence ATGCCTAATTTCTTTATCGATCGCCCCATATTTGCGTGGGTGATCGCCATTATCATCATGCTGGCAGGGGGACTTGCGATCCTGAAGCTGCCTGTCGCGCAATATCCAACGATTGCGCCACCGGCGGTGACCATCTCCGCAACCTACCCGGGGGCTGATGCGAAAACGGTGCAGGACACCGTCACCCAGGTTATCGAACAGAACATGAACGGTATCGATAACCTGATGTACATGTCCTCAAACAGTGACTCCACCGGTACAGTGCAGATCACCCTGACCTTCCAGTCAGGTACGGATGCTGACATTGCGCAGGTTCAGGTGCAGAACAAACTGCAGCTGGCGATGCCGCTGCTGCCGCAGGAAGTACAACAGCAGGGGGTGAGCGTCGAGAAATCATCCAGCAGCTTCCTGATGGTTGTCGGCGTTATCAACACCAACGGCACCATGACGCAGGAGGATATTTCCGACTACGTGGGCGCCAACATGAAGGACGCCATCAGCCGTACTTCCGGCGTGGGTGACGTGCAGCTGTTCGGTTCCCAATACGCGATGCGTATCTGGATGGATCCGAATAAGCTGAACAACTTCCAGCTGACCCCGGTTGACGTGATTAGCGCGATTAAAGCGCAAAACGCCCAGGTCGCAGCCGGTCAGTTAGGCGGTACGCCGCCGGTGAAAGGCCAGCAGCTTAACGCCTCGATCATCGCGCAGACCCGTCTGACCTCTGCCGATGAGTTCAGCAAAATTCTCCTGAAAGTGAATCAGGACGGTTCGCAGGTTCGCCTGCGCGACGTGGCGAAAGTTGAGCTGGGCGGCGAGAACTACGACATCATCGCGAAGTTCAACGGTAAACCGGCTTCCGGTCTGGGTATTAAACTGGCGACAGGCGCTAACGCCCTGGACACCGCCACGGCGATCCGCGCAGAGCTGAAGAAGATGGAACCTTTCTTCCCGTCAGGTCTGAAAATCGTTTACCCGTACGACACTACGCCGTTTGTTAAAATCTCGATTCACGAAGTGGTTAAAACCCTGGTTGAGGCGATTATTCTCGTCTTCCTGGTAATGTACCTGTTCCTGCAAAACTTCCGAGCGACGCTGATTCCAACCATCGCCGTGCCGGTTGTTCTGCTCGGGACCTTTGCGATCCTGTCGATATTCGGCTACTCGATAAACACCCTGACGATGTTCGGGATGGTGCTCGCCATCGGCCTGCTGGTGGATGACGCCATCGTGGTGGTAGAGAACGTCGAGCGCGTCATGGCGGAAGAAGGTCTGCCGCCGAAGGAAGCGACCCGTAAGTCAATGGGCCAGATCCAGGGCGCGCTGGTCGGTATCGCGATGGTGCTGTCGGCGGTATTTATTCCGATGGCCTTCTTCGGGGGCTCAACCGGTGCAATTTACCGTCAATTCTCAATTACCATCGTTTCCGCGATGGCGCTGTCGGTGCTGGTCGCGTTGATCCTGACGCCTGCGCTGTGTGCCACCATGCTGAAGCCGATTCAGAAAGGCGGTCACGGCGAGCATAAAGGGTTCTTCGGCTGGTTTAACCGCATGTTTGATAAGAGCACGCACCACTACACCGACAGCGTGGGCAACATCCTGCGCAGCACCGGTCGTTACCTGCTGCTCTATATCATCATCGTGGTGGGCATGGCCTTCCTGTTCGTGCGTCTGCCAAGCTCGTTCCTGCCGGATGAAGACCAGGGCGTGTTCCTGACGATGGCCCAGCTTCCGGCGGGTGCTTCGCAAGAGCGTACCCAGAAAGTGCTGGATGAAGTGACTGACTACTATCTCACCAAAGAGAAAGACAACGTTGAATCCGTGTTCGCGGTTAACGGCTTTGGCTTTGCGGGTCGTGGTCAGAACACCGGTATCGCCTTCGTTTCTCTGAAAGACTGGTCTGAACGTCCGGGTGAAGAGAACAAAGTTGAGGCCATTACCGGTCGTGCAATGGGCACCTTCTCGCAGATTAAGGATGCGATGGTCTTCGCCTTTAACCTGCCAGCGATTGTTGAACTGGGTACCGCGACCGGCTTCGACTTCCAGCTGATTGACCAGGGCGGTCTGGGTCACGAAAAACTGACGCAGGCGCGTAACCAGCTGTTTGGCGAAGTGGCCAAGCACCCTGACCTGCTGGTCGGCGTACGTCCAAACGGCCTGGAAGATACCCCGCAGTACAAAATCGATATCGACCAGGAGAAAGCCCAGGCGCTGGGCGTATCCATCAGCGACATCAATACCACGCTGGGCGCGGCCTGGGGCGGTAGCTACGTTAACGACTTCATCGACCGCGGTCGCGTGAAGAAAGTGTACGTGATGTCAGAGGCGCAGTACCGCATGCTGCCAAACGACATCAACAGCTGGTTCGTGCGCGGCAGCAATGGCCAGATGGTACCGTTCTCGGCATTCTCAACGTCACGCTGGGAATACGGTTCGCCGCGTCTGGAGCGCTATAACGGTCTGCCATCCATGGAGATCCTCGGTCAGGCCGCGCCGGGCCGGAGCACCGGTGAAGCCATGAACCTGATGGAAGAGCTGGCAAGTAAACTGCCTGCGGGTATCGGCTATGACTGGACCGGCATGTCCTATCAGGAACGTCTGTCCGGTAACCAGGCCCCTGCTCTGTACGCCATTTCACTGATTGTGGTGTTCCTGTGTCTGGCGGCACTGTATGAGAGCTGGTCGATTCCGTTCTCCGTTATGCTGGTGGTACCGCTCGGAGTTATCGGTGCGCTGCTTGCGGCAACGTTCCGCGGGCTGACCAATGACGTTTACTTCCAGGTAGGCCTGCTGACAACCATTGGCCTGTCGGCGAAGAACGCGATACTTATCGTTGAATTCGCCAAAGATCTGATGGAGAAAGAGGGTAAAGGCCTGATTGAGGCGACGCTTGAGGCGGTTCGTATGCGTCTGCGCCCAATCCTGATGACGTCACTGGCGTTTATCCTCGGCGTACTGCCGCTGGTTATCAGCTCAGGTGCAGGCTCCGGCGCGCAGAACGCGGTAGGTACGGGTGTGATGGGCGGCATGGTTACCGCGACCGTACTGGCTATCTTCTTCGTTCCGGTGTTCTTCGTGGTGGTTCGCCGCCGCTTTAGCCGCAAGAATGAAGATGTTGAACACAGTCATTCGGTAGAACCTCACTGA
- the tomB gene encoding Hha toxicity modulator TomB: MDEYSPKRHDIAQLKFLCESLYHDCLANLDESNHGWVNDPTSAINLQLNELIEHIATFALNYKIKYNEDNKLIEQIDEYLDDTFMLFSSYGINAQDLQKWRKSGNRLFRCFINVSRANPVSLSC, translated from the coding sequence ATGGACGAGTACTCGCCAAAAAGGCATGATATCGCGCAGTTGAAATTTCTCTGCGAATCCTTGTACCATGACTGCCTTGCCAATCTTGATGAAAGCAACCATGGCTGGGTAAACGACCCAACGTCTGCCATCAATTTACAGTTGAATGAGCTGATAGAGCATATCGCAACCTTCGCACTTAATTATAAAATTAAGTACAATGAAGATAATAAGCTCATTGAGCAAATTGATGAATACCTGGACGACACCTTTATGTTGTTCAGCAGTTACGGCATTAACGCCCAGGATTTGCAAAAATGGCGTAAATCGGGAAACCGGCTATTCCGCTGTTTCATCAACGTGAGCAGAGCTAACCCGGTTAGTCTTTCCTGTTAA
- a CDS encoding type B 50S ribosomal protein L31, translating to MKPDIHPAYRTVVFHDTSANEYFKVGSTIKTDREIELDGETYPYITIEVSSKSHPFYTGKQKTFSTDGSAARFRKRFGGFINAKRG from the coding sequence ATGAAACCCGATATCCACCCAGCCTATCGCACCGTGGTCTTCCACGACACCAGCGCGAATGAATACTTCAAGGTTGGCTCAACCATTAAGACCGACCGCGAAATTGAACTCGACGGTGAAACCTATCCGTACATCACCATCGAGGTTTCTTCAAAATCGCACCCGTTTTATACCGGTAAGCAGAAAACGTTCTCCACCGACGGCAGCGCAGCGCGCTTCCGCAAGCGTTTTGGCGGTTTTATCAATGCGAAGCGGGGTTAA
- a CDS encoding EAL domain-containing protein encodes MKTRHLVSLVTGVLIFSVLVPICLSIWLAHRQAEDDFVDALENYASRVQIRTDRVVAQAKEALNHLQGFQGAPCSPLQLREMRRAAFSWRYVQEVIYIDNLQPLCSSLEQTSHANPFPPPMRITEDGYSAWLTAQNDLGFHRYMTVLGKGHYLVMVDPASLVDVIPFGDIAVDAALVGSATHLIFASSNPLDPHVRDTIGGTEMTSIEYKGSMYVMKPIPELGFTIVTWAALKPLAETWHRQLLFWLPFGMLISLLAALFVLRILRRIQSPRHRLLDAINSRDFVVHYQPIVALCSGKIMGAEALARWPQPDGSSLSPDIFVPLAEQTGLISQLTQLVIEKVFEDMGAWLHLHADRHISINLAPADLTSGTLPPLLSQLLNKWQVHPKQIALELTERGFADPKISAPAIAALRRSGHPVYIDDFGTGYSSLSYLQDLDVDTLKIDKSFVDALEYKNVTPHIIEMAKSLKLAMVAEGIETEGQLAWLHRHGVQYGQGWYYSKALPKTEFILWAENNLATHAT; translated from the coding sequence ATGAAAACCCGACATCTGGTCAGTCTGGTGACTGGCGTACTTATCTTTTCCGTGCTGGTCCCCATTTGCCTGAGCATCTGGCTGGCCCATCGCCAGGCGGAAGATGATTTTGTCGATGCGCTGGAAAACTACGCCTCGCGCGTGCAGATTCGAACCGATCGGGTCGTGGCTCAGGCAAAAGAAGCGCTCAATCATCTGCAGGGCTTTCAGGGCGCACCGTGCAGCCCGTTGCAGTTAAGGGAGATGCGCCGGGCGGCTTTCTCCTGGCGCTACGTGCAGGAGGTGATCTATATCGATAACCTTCAACCGCTCTGCTCCTCCCTGGAGCAAACCAGCCATGCCAACCCTTTCCCTCCGCCAATGCGCATTACCGAGGACGGCTACAGCGCGTGGTTAACCGCGCAAAACGATCTTGGGTTTCATCGCTACATGACCGTGCTGGGAAAAGGTCATTACCTTGTCATGGTCGATCCGGCCTCGCTGGTCGATGTGATCCCCTTCGGGGATATCGCGGTTGATGCCGCCCTGGTAGGCAGCGCAACGCACCTCATCTTTGCCAGCAGCAATCCCCTCGATCCGCACGTTCGCGACACGATCGGAGGCACGGAAATGACCAGCATAGAGTACAAGGGTTCAATGTACGTCATGAAGCCCATCCCCGAGCTGGGGTTTACCATCGTCACCTGGGCAGCGCTCAAACCCCTGGCTGAAACCTGGCACCGGCAGCTTCTCTTCTGGTTACCGTTCGGCATGTTGATAAGCCTGCTGGCCGCGCTCTTCGTCCTGCGAATACTGCGCCGTATCCAGTCGCCTCGTCATCGCCTGCTGGACGCCATTAACAGCCGCGATTTTGTGGTTCACTATCAGCCCATCGTGGCGCTCTGTAGCGGTAAAATCATGGGGGCTGAGGCGCTGGCGCGCTGGCCCCAGCCGGACGGAAGCAGCCTCTCACCGGATATTTTTGTTCCTCTTGCGGAACAAACCGGGCTGATCTCCCAGCTGACGCAGCTCGTCATCGAAAAGGTGTTCGAGGACATGGGCGCCTGGCTGCATCTGCATGCCGATCGGCACATCTCCATCAACCTCGCGCCCGCCGATTTGACCTCCGGCACGCTGCCGCCGCTGCTGAGCCAATTGCTGAATAAGTGGCAGGTCCATCCGAAACAAATTGCCCTTGAGCTCACCGAGCGCGGCTTTGCCGATCCTAAAATCAGCGCACCGGCTATCGCCGCACTCCGCCGTTCGGGGCACCCCGTCTATATTGATGATTTTGGCACGGGCTATTCCAGCCTGAGCTATCTGCAGGATCTCGACGTCGACACGCTCAAGATTGATAAGTCCTTCGTGGATGCGCTGGAGTATAAAAACGTGACGCCGCACATTATTGAAATGGCGAAGTCGCTGAAGCTGGCGATGGTGGCGGAGGGTATTGAAACTGAAGGACAGCTCGCCTGGCTGCACAGACACGGCGTGCAGTACGGCCAGGGCTGGTACTACAGTAAAGCGCTGCCAAAAACGGAATTTATACTTTGGGCAGAAAATAACCTCGCCACGCACGCTACTTGA